Sequence from the Bacillus mesophilus genome:
GTATTCTCTTTAAAATTACTACAAAGCCAATAGTTTAGACTGATATTGCTTTATATAATAAAAGCTATATTCTAAATAAGGTAAAAACATGCTGATAGGAGTGAAGTTAGTTTGAGTCAGAGTGCATACATAAAGCTAGTACCAGCTTCAACCAAGCAGGAAATAACACTTGATGAAGTAAAGGATTTATTTAAATACTATAAGGAAATTACCTCTAAAACAGGCTCTCAAGTTGACTGGCAATACGGAGAAGCAGCCTTCCCATATGACTTAAGAGAAAAAGAAGAAGGTAAGGATCAATGGTTCTATTTAAAATCAGAGGAAAGAGGATACCATATGTTAGTAGTTGGTACAGGCTCTGAAGAGATAGAGGACGAAGATGGAAACAGAAATATTCAACATTATATCCAAGTAGTACTACCTGAAGGCGCTTCATACGGAGATAAAGGAAAAGGAAATGAGTTTTGCAAGTTTCTTGCTAGGAAGTTAGAAGGCGAGTTACATTTATTCAATGGCCGAATCATGTATTATTATAAGAGAAAATAGCTAAAGGTTAGTCTTACTACCCTTGAATACATAATTTCCAATAAATCACAAAAAAAAAAAGATAGCATACCTGCTATCTTTTTTACTATTCAAAGACTGTAGTTAATATTGTAATCACTTCTTCATTACCAAGTCCTTCCCAAAACAACTCATTATATATAAGTAAATCCAAATGCAAATGGTATTCAGTACTATTCTTTAGCACTTCCCCACTTGTCCCACTGTTCCCTACATATCCGATGACTGTTTCGTTTGTAACATTGTCACCAACAGATAAATCTTCTGCGACTCGATCTAAATGTGCAAATCTAGCAAGAATTCCATTCGGATAATACACCCAAACTTGCTTTCCACGTAATTTATCTAATATAAATTCGGGGGTGACTTCAGTATTTGAAGCAATGGATAAATCTTTATTTCTCTCTTCTATTGAAGAGTAACCTCGATAGTCATGATCAATTCTAATAATCTTCCCTTCACCCATGCCATAAACGGGCGTATTGGGATTGATTGCAACATTTGTCCCATACTGATAGAAGTCTAATCCTTCATGTGTCCCATTTCGATAGTTTCGAGGGGCACCTGGGAGGTGAGATCGTATTGTACTTACTTTTGCACCGCTTATCGGATTCTCTAGTACTGAGAGTTGACTGATTATTTCTTCTACACTAGTTGGTCTAGTCGGGGATGCACTTACTGGGATTTCATCCTTCTTCCCACCCATTGAGATTTTCACAGTAGATTTACCTTCTGGTTTTACTACCCATTCTATTTCCTTGTCTAAAAAAGCGATTGAGATATAGGGTTTATTCTCAATAATAGACAAGTGGTTACGTTGTGTAGGTACATACTCTAGATTTTTCTCATATACCGGAACTCCATAAACAAGTCTGTAATGCATTTGGCTTTCTATTAAAGTAAGCACTCTATTTATTTCATCAAATTGATACTTTATATTTCCTTTTTCGGACAGTTCTTCAAGAGAAATATATGATTGATTATTTAGTTTTGTAACATTAAAGGAATAAAAAGGTTCTAATTTGGGCGTTTTCACCTGATGAAATTTACTCTCCTGTTTCTTGGCCTCATCCTCTTTTGCACATCCAGCTACGACTATAAGTAAAACAATTAAAAGAATCATCCATTTCCTCATAGATATGTCCTTTCTTGTTACTAGCTTTAACTGTTTTTCTTATATTCTAACCTCTTTCAAAGCAAGGAAGCAAATCGCTCCCTTGTTGCTCTTGAAAATTTGCCTGTTTTTCTGATGCCGTTGAATTAAAAAGTCCCAAAAATAAAACAAAAAGAAAGCAGAAATCCCCTGCCTTCCTTCCTTTATTTATTTCTAGATGCAGTAGCAATTAAATTCGGATCAATTATTTCATACCCTTTTTCATGTAAGCCTTCGATAATTTCCGGAAGCGCCTGATAAGTCCATTCCCTGTCATGCATAAGTAAGTTAGCTCCATTAGTTAATAAATTCGTATTTACCATAATGTCAGCAAGTGCCTCTTTATTCATATATTCCTTCATAAAATCATAGCCATAAGTCCAGTTCATTAATACCATACCTTCCTGCCTCACGACCTCCCTAGCGTAATCAGTATTAGCTCCAAATGGTGCTCTGAAAAACTTGGGTTTTTCACCTGTAA
This genomic interval carries:
- a CDS encoding DUF1885 family protein; this translates as MSQSAYIKLVPASTKQEITLDEVKDLFKYYKEITSKTGSQVDWQYGEAAFPYDLREKEEGKDQWFYLKSEERGYHMLVVGTGSEEIEDEDGNRNIQHYIQVVLPEGASYGDKGKGNEFCKFLARKLEGELHLFNGRIMYYYKRK
- a CDS encoding M23 family metallopeptidase — encoded protein: MILLIVLLIVVAGCAKEDEAKKQESKFHQVKTPKLEPFYSFNVTKLNNQSYISLEELSEKGNIKYQFDEINRVLTLIESQMHYRLVYGVPVYEKNLEYVPTQRNHLSIIENKPYISIAFLDKEIEWVVKPEGKSTVKISMGGKKDEIPVSASPTRPTSVEEIISQLSVLENPISGAKVSTIRSHLPGAPRNYRNGTHEGLDFYQYGTNVAINPNTPVYGMGEGKIIRIDHDYRGYSSIEERNKDLSIASNTEVTPEFILDKLRGKQVWVYYPNGILARFAHLDRVAEDLSVGDNVTNETVIGYVGNSGTSGEVLKNSTEYHLHLDLLIYNELFWEGLGNEEVITILTTVFE